In the Trichoderma atroviride chromosome 4, complete sequence genome, AATCGAAGGAGCCGACCGATAGCAGTCGGATGGTTTGTAAGTAGCCAATCGGGATCAACATGCTAAGCTTCCttgcatgtatatataactaCCCCCTGGAGCAAGAAGCTCAGGGGCTTTGAACTTATtagtacaagtatattaGATGaatcttaatataatttactacTATAGATCGTATTTATTGTTAAGCTTTAGTTTAGTAAACCTAGTATACCTGTATCTAATGACTTTGTAACCCATGTATTTATTTTACACGAGTCCCATAAAACACTCATAACCACAACACCGAATCTATCAATTTCAGTTGCCAGTGCTGTTTCCACAAGCCGGTCTGTTTGATCAGACTGCAAAAATAGAGGGTTTTGGCGATTTACAAGCAAGTACCATGCTGCAGCCGAAGGTGCCTCCCAGAGACCACTTCGTAAAGTGAATGGGGTGTGTCCAGGCAGACTGTCTGACCATCGTGAAAGATAGAATAAATGCTTTGTACATAGTTACCCACTATCCAAGTTCTTCGTATGCTCTCTGACTGGATCCAGTCTTGCCAACATCTAGCTGTGGTCTGACGGTCAATGTCAAGTTCTTGAGCCAGCGAATTGCTATTGTAAAGCATGCTCTCAGAGGTCCCTTCTAGGTTACCCGCCTGCCCAAGCTGTAATATCCATTCCTTCAATATTATAATATGGCGCTCAGCCTGTGCGCGCTGTCTGATGTCCCCATCAAAAAGGCGAATAAGTTGGTATATAAGTAAGGCTTGTACTCtagcaagctgctcaagtGTACTGAGTATCGGTATCGGGATAGAGAAATTGCATACACTTCCTGGATATAACAGCTGATGTTCATTCACGAGCGCGTTGGCGCGGTCTTCGACTAGCTGCAACCCTACTCTCTGGTTCTTTGTATTCTTAGCCGCGTAGGTTGTCAAGCTCGCGTAGGCATCCTGCAGGTATGCTGGCAGGCCCATTTCAGCGAAGAGTTCCCGGTGAATGAAAGCGCAGTGGGTTTCCTCAACCCACTGATACATCCATTTTCTCACGAATTTTACGAAAGTCTCCAACTTGGACTGGTGAATACTGGGGTGAGCGGGACCGGCGGAAGGACTGTTAACCAAGGTCTCATTCTGCGAAGATAAAAAAGACCCTCTGCTCGGTTGAAATGTATCGATCACATTGAATTGTGTATCGGCTAGGCCAAGTGTAGACGGAGACAGTGGGATATCTGCATTACTGCCCCAAATCTTAACTCCGACGGCGTTCTGGCTGCTAAAATCCGTCGATGTAGAAGTGTGCAACCCATCTGCAGACGTGGCAGATGAGTTGTCTAAAACGGTGTACCCAAGTCGCCGAGCTTTCAGGCGAGAGTAAGGACGTTTCGCTGAATATTGGCAATATAATTCCCGGTCCAAGCAACGCTGGCATGAGGGGAAGTTCTTGTCGCACTGTCGCTTCGCACGTGTGCAGGAAATGCAAGCCTTCACTCGACGTGAAGCCATTTGCCAAGGTGGCTCTAGTTGCGGATCCATGACTGTGCAGCGGGATATGGTAGGTGCAGTTGCGGATTGAATACGGAAGGTTACCAAATTATGTGGTTTTGCTCGCCTCGAGACCTGCAGATGACGGCTGTTTTGAGTTTAATAGAGCGGCAACGATGTTGTTATGAGGCGGAAACCTAGCGGGACTTTGGTGGAACTTAACGCGGCACTTTGCGGATAGTTGCGACAATAGGTGGGGTAAGATATACGATTGATCGATATACAGGGACAGTGGTGTCACTACTCGGATATTCCAGATAAATCCGGCATGCCCAGTCCAATTCGACAATCTACAGGTACCACAGTTGAATTCTTGTTGAGGCAGGTGTGCACTGTTACTAGCAAAATGGCGTCTTCTCTAAGTCGGAATGttactgttgctgctgttaaCCATGACGGCAAAGGATATTTCGAAGCAGACCTTAGCTGCGACACTACTATTTTACCAGGTGGTGGTAACCTAAGATCGATATTTGAAGTTTCCCGGATTCCCATCCCTGGTTTGCAATATAATGCAAAAGATGAATACAGCGGTCTGTCGAACAATACTGGCGTACGCTTTATCGAATCCGAGATGGCTCCAGGCGAGAGGAGCCCAATGCAGGCAACACCTTCAGTTGACCTAGGGGTAATAATTACGGGAACCATTACTTTAATGCTTGACTCAGGCGGTGAGAGGACGTTAGAGTAAGTTACCATGTCTTTCTAATAAATTGACTTTGTTATCCTTTTGACTAATACTAGTAATCAGAGCCGGCGAACTTTACATTTTGAAAGCAGCAGGTCATGCTTGGGAAAATAGAACTTCGAAGCCAGCAAAAATAGTAACTATATTACTTGCAgcaaaagtataaaataCTAAGCCTTtagaaataaaagtaaaagaggTAGTTAtgatattattataatttctctttatatttttattatttattcCCTAGACAGCTATAATATAGCTTTAAGAGAAATACTTAGGTTACTTGGCTTACTAAAAAAATATAGTATTAAAATTCAAGTACAATGATCTAGTTTTGAGAttctaatatattaatataaggtaaaGGGCAATGGGATAACTTGAGAGGACTTTGCTGCTCTCTCGGCCGCCCGCAAGTACATTGACAACACCAGATGGGAAAAAGTTACCAATAATCTCCATCAGTCGGAAGGCGTATAGCGGTGCCTGCTCCGAGGCCTTGATCATAACCGTGTTACCTATTACCAGTGGTGTTACCATTTTGATAACCATGCCCAAGAAGGGGTGATTATTTGGGATTATGCGCGCTATCACGCCCAGAGGTTCTCGGATCGTGTAATGGAACATGTCGTCTGTCAGGCGGTTGGTTCCCCCCCGTCACAGCCGGAGCCAGACCGGTGAATAAGTCAAGGTTCATGGCGGAGTGCTCGACCTCGGCCCGCATGATGGAAATGGGACTACCTATGTTCCAAGAATCTAACGCGGCAAGCGCCTCGGCATGATCACCCACGATCTGTGCCATCGCTAATGATTTGCATACACCGTTCCTCATCATGCGTTCTCTTCAAAAACTCTTCCTTTTTAAATCGCTATTTGATTGAACCTCGTTTGATCTTGCGAAATATCTTGTGAAGTTTTTTTGGGAGAAAGATCATTGACTAATTTTTGCAACAGCGACTGAGTTTCGCGAATGGCGTCGGCGAGTTGGCGAGTGTGCTTAAGCTTGGCATTGTTAGGGTGCTGCACATCTCTTCGACGCTCTTGACGACGATTTGGAGATTTGCGACTAGCTGCCTCAGTTGATCGGTCTCCGTTGCCGCATTCTTCACATTCTTGCAGAGCAACAGGAGTTCTTTGCACAGATCGGCGGTAGTGCTGGCACTTGAAAAGATACCTAGAGGCTCCATCACAAGTGTCTCAAAAGAAAGACATGGCGAGTATAAAGGCGCAGAACAAGGCCATCTTATGTTTTTGTTGGACTTTGCATATTGTGAGCGGTTTTTAGTTGCAAGGCAGATTCGTGTCTCGCGTTTATTGGTAGTATTGCGCGTGATCACGCTGCAGCCGTTCTCGCGTTGTTGCACAGCCTGCCTGGTTCGGAGTCAAGGCCAaatgaagccatcaatgaGAGCGGAAACATTCTGGTTTGAGGATGTAGGCAACTAAGATTCTTTACTGATTAGCGATCGATTGGTCTTTTGCAGATAAAGGAGCAAAAGGGATGAGTAACCCAAGATACACAAGGTAGGTTTAAACTCAGTCGACACTTGACTGGACAACTGCTGCCTTCAACATCTGGCATCCGCGTTTTCGCTCTGTAAGCGACAATCAACAGGATAGAACTGGGACATGACTGAAATGTGTCCCAATAAAGGGCAGTCTGCCGAGATGCCTGGCAGTATATGAAGCCTCGGAATGGGAAATCGAATAGAACGAGTTTGATAGCGCAGTGACGGTTCGAGGAAATTTCTGTCGCTTGGGATAGTTCATCAGCAATTCGCATCGCCAAGTCGatagaaggaaaaaaaactgtACGTTCTGTACGTTCTGCTCCAGAGGATTTTTGGCAGCGTCAACAGTTTCTGGTGTGGACATGATTGTCGTTTGCGACGTGAAGAAGTTGAACAAAGGTGCTGATGGCAAgtggaaagagaagcaggGGGAGATGCCGAGCTGCGAGTTGAGCCACGTGAACAAGTACCTGCCTGTGGCCTGGCTGCCAGATGGTACAAAGCCTTTGGGGAGAATCTCAGATGAACAGCCAGACAGAGCCCCAAGCATAGGAACTAACTGAATAATATTGTGCAGCTGATACTAGAGGAAAGAAAGTTGAGTGCAAGGGCATTCTAGACAATGGGCATTTATCCGCGTGTAATGCAGAACCTCTCTGTGTTGGTAGTCAAGGTCGATGGGGACGGACAGCCACATGTTGGATGACTTGCCCGGCACCAGCATCTCTCTTTTAACCAACCTGCATGAACAGCTGATGGGTTTAAAAGCTATGAGCTACAGCAAGTTTGACAAAACTTTAGAAGACATTCGCTGGCATTCAGCGCTCTTAGCTTTACCCTACTACAGATCGCCAGAATGCCCAAAGAATCTTACTCTGCAGCCTTGTCTATTATATTGCAGAATTGGCGAAACTCAATACGTATAAGGTCCTGGTTATTATAAGTATCTTATCAATGACCAAAATGTTACAGTGTAGTTTTATTTGGAGAACCCATTCGCATTTTTATAATCACAAACATTGGGCTAGGTTGCACTGTGTCGGCTAGGAAATACCATTACAGCATTAGTAGTGACTACCACATTCACTGAAACTTGTAGAATCACATCTGGGGCCCAACCAACATCTTCTATCGACAGGCCGCCAACTACATTATTGATCTTACTGATGTTCCGCCTGTCAACGACTAAGGCTCTGGTCCAACTGGAATCCACTGGCCAACGGCTCAAGTATGCGCTTCATGATTGTTCCCGCGATCATACAAATCATTTCTAATGCGCATGATTTATGCTACGAGCATTTAAAACGTTCGCATCGTGATGAGCAACGCATTAAACACCGCCCACTGGGGTATCTTTATGGAAGATAGTGTGCGCCCACACTATCATTTCTGAGCGTGGTCTATGACTTGCTAACTCTTTTATTTCATCACAGGTTCCGGCGGTTTCTTAACCGACATCACCTTCATTAGCGGTAAATTCGGTGCTCAATTCGAAAGCCAGCAGTTTCCCATGCGCAACCTCACTTTCCACAACGCTCAGACAGCCATTCGCCAGGGCTTCGACTGGGGCTGGACATACGccggcatcaccatcaacaactGCTTCGTCGGCCTTGACATGAGCGCTGTCGACGGCAACGAAGCTCTGAGCGTCGTCGGCATCACCATGATTGATTTCAGCATTTCCGACAccgacatcttcatcaagacggccaagacggCCACGTCCAGGCCCGTGGGAGCAGGAAACCTGAACGTCGAAAACATTCAGCTTTcaaaaaagttttaataaataacaaAACTACCTAACTAACCAATACACAAATCAAAGtactatatttaatatactcCCAGAAGCAGCATGCCCCTTTAAAGGAACTGGCAGTAAAGTACAAGTACCCCCAAACAACATGTTCAGTCTCGAGTATAGAAAAATCAATTAACCAGATGTCTCCTCTGGGCTTTGAGGTTGAGACGCCCTAGAACCTCCAAACGGCCCAGTGTGTTTCACTGGCGGCCGTCTGCCTTGCCCATAATCTACCAATCTCAGTTCATCAACAGACCAGCTCTTATAACAACCATGAAATATAATGTTTGGGTAGGAGAGTATCTGGTTCGAGAGGGGATCAGGGTCCTGCTCAGCATAATCCTGATATACAATGAGATTTGTATTGGGAGGATCGTAAGTGGAATATCTCCCAAATAAGCCGCGGCTCGGAGGGTTGGGTGCAGCAGAAGAACCAAATCCGCTACCAGCCGCAGGTCTTGATGAGGAAATAGAACCGAATGCTAGCGCACTAACGGCAGGTATCGTGTTAGAACCAAAACCCGACTGTGTAGTACTGGCGGCTGTTATGGTTGTTGAGCCGAAGGCAGGGGTTACAGTTGTTGAGCCGGAGCTTGATGGTGTTATAGAGGTATTAGCTGGCTTTGGACCAAAGAAAGAGCTTGTCTGAGCGGGGGCTGTAGAGGCTGTCGTTGAGCTCAAAACTGACGGCGTAGAAGTATTGGTTGCTGTTGAACCGAAGGCTGATGGTATAGAAGTGGTCGCTGCCATCGAACCAAAAGCTGACGGCTTAGAAGTACTGGTCGCCGTTGAACCAAAAGGTGATGATGTAGAAGTAGTCGCCGCAGACGTTGTTGAACCAAAAACCGGTAGTTTAGCAGCTGAAGACTGTGCTGCTTCAACAGACCCAAATGCCGAAAGGGGAGACTTTAATGCAGAAACTGAGCCAAATACAGGAGTTGTCGTCGTTGCCGTCGATGTCTTGTTGGAACCAAAAGCAGGAGATTCTGTACCAAGAGTCGTTGATGCCGATGTCGTTGTGGAACCAAAGATGGACGACCTAGGAGCAGCTGCCGTAGACTCCATTCTCAAACCAAACGGAAGCGCCGTAGGAGCAGGAGCCGCAGAAGTTTGTCCAGCGCTGCTCGAACTCATGGCAGCAGTTTGGCCTTGCTTGCCCGACTCAGCCGCCGTCGATTGCCCGCTGTTGGTTGAAGACGTAGATGATATTGCAGGCTCAACACTCGCGGGAAATTTGCTGTTCAGACTtgctatttttctttctggcAGAGAAACAGGAGGCAGCTTGACTCGAATCTTTCTCTTTGGAACATCTGTATCAGGAACATCTGTCTTGGGTGCCATCTCGACAAATGCTTCTGGGAAATCTATCTAATTACATTAGAAATCGTGCGTCCCCATCTCATTGTCAGACGGTTCTTCTAGTAGGGTACCTGAAAAGCCTCTGGGCCGAGAGCGTTGGCAACTTTGCAAGCCCGTCTTCAATTTCTCAATCTCGTCCGCCAGTTGGCTCCTTTCTACCTTGATTTCGTCTGACTCTTCAGCCAGTCTCTTCAAAATCTCGTCGCTCATTTGGGTGACGACTCTTGGGTTGAAGATGTCGGGGAGCTTCGAGATCAGACAATTCTCAACAACTAGGTGGACGACGTTGTCCGTGAATGTTCGCCGGCTCATCTATGTTCATCAAATTTGTTTCAGAAACTTACTCACTACATAGCACTTATATAGCAGTAGCGGGAAGAATGCCAACTTACTTGGTAATGTGTCAACATCATGTCAACGGCAATGTCAATACCGAAGTAGCTATAAGCGCTG is a window encoding:
- a CDS encoding uncharacterized protein (EggNog:ENOG41), translating into MDPQLEPPWQMASRRVKACISCTRAKRQCDKNFPSCQRCLDRELYCQYSAKRPYSRLKARRLGYTVLDNSSATSADGLHTSTSTDFSSQNAVGVKIWGSNADIPLSPSTLGLADTQFNVIDTFQPSRGSFLSSQNETLVNSPSAGPAHPSIHQSKLETFVKFVRKWMYQWVEETHCAFIHRELFAEMGLPAYLQDAYASLTTYAAKNTKNQRVGLQLVEDRANALVNEHQLLYPGSVCNFSIPIPILSTLEQLARVQALLIYQLIRLFDGDIRQRAQAERHIIILKEWILQLGQAGNLEGTSESMLYNSNSLAQELDIDRQTTARCWQDWIQSESIRRTWIVGNYVQSIYSIFHDGQTVCLDTPHSLYEVVSGRHLRLQHGTCL